From a single Dendropsophus ebraccatus isolate aDenEbr1 chromosome 8, aDenEbr1.pat, whole genome shotgun sequence genomic region:
- the LOC138798821 gene encoding protein wntless homolog A-like, whose protein sequence is MAGAIIENMSTKKLCLMGGILLVFQVLAFLVGGLIAPKPTASTDFLAVKCVDIRKGHHSAPKWLLPWGPDRCDSIRSFEEAASRLIEANDIVFAVHIPFQNQEMSPWFQFMLIILQLDIAFKLNNYIEENALVTLDVAMAYRNELNEPWTELARSIEQRKLQCKFQLAKSADNQGRYYECDVLPLIELGNVAHKYYLVNIRLPVNERKKINVGIGEINDLHLVTIFQNGGFTKVWFAMKTFLTPSILIIMIWYWRRITMMTRPPVLLEKVIFALGISMTFINIPVEWFSIGYNWTWMLLFGDIRQGIFYVMLLSFWIIFCGEHMMDQSERNRISVYWKQVVPIAFGSCCLFIFDMCERGVQLKNPFYSIWTTDVGAELAMAFIIVAGICACLYFLFLCFMVYQVFKNISGKQTSLPAMSKARRLHYEGLIFRFKFLMIITLACAALTTVFFITTQVSEGNWKWDDYNIELNSAFFTGIYGMWNLYVFALMFLYAPSHKNYGDDQTNGGAGMSSAEELQLTTTITHADGPTELYRLAGKEAQE, encoded by the exons ATGGCGGGGGCCATCATAGAGAACATGAGCACCAAGAAGCTCTGCCTGATGGGGGGCATCCTGCTCGTCTTCCAAGTGCTGGCATTCCTGGTCGGGGGGCTGATCG CCCCGAAGCCAACAGCCTCTACCGACTTTCTGGCCGTGAAGTGTGTTGATATACGGAAAGGTCACCACAGCGCCCCCAAATGGCTGCTTCCGTGGGGACCGGATCGCTGTGATAGTATCCGAAGCTTTGAGGAGGCAGCCAGTCGGCTTATTGAAGCCAATGACATCGTATTTGCTGTACACATCCCTTTCCAAAACCAGGAGATGAGTCCTTGGTTCCAGTTCATGCTCATCATCCTGCAGCTGGACATCGCCTTCAAGCTAAATAACTACATCG AGGAAAATGCATTGGTGACTCTCGATGTGGCCATGGCGTACCGGAACGAATTGAACGAACCGTGGACTGAGCTGGCACGTTCCATAGAGCAAAggaaacttcagtgcaagttcCAATTAGCTAAG TCTGCAGACAACCAAGGCCGTTATTACGAGTGTGACGTCCTGCCCCTCATCGAGCTGGGGAACGTGGCGCATAAATACTACCTGGTAAACATCCGGCTTCCTGTGAACGAGAGGAAGAAAATTAATGTGGGCATTGGGGAGATCAATGACCTGCATTTAGTG ACAATTTTCCAGAATGGTGGCTTTACCAAAGTGTGGTTTGCTATGAAGACGTTCCTGACGCCGAGCATATTAATCATCATGATCTGGTACTGGAGGAGGATAACCATGATGACGCGGCCTCCAGTCCTGCTGGAAAA AGTTATCTTTGCACTCGGTATCTCCATGACCTTCATTAACATTCCCGTTGAATGGTTCTCCATTGGATATAACTGGACTTGGATGCTGCTGTTCGGAGATATCCGCCAAGGCATCTTCTACGTGATGCTGCTGTCGTTCTGGATCATCTTCTGTGGTGAACACATGATG GACCAGTCTGAAAGGAACCGTATATCTGTCTACTGGAAGCAGGTTGTGCCCATCGCCTTTGGCTCATGTTGTCTCTTCATTTTCGATATGTGTGAAAG GGGAGTGCAGCTGAAGAACCCGTTCTATAGCATTTGGACCACAGATGTTGGCGCAGAGCTTGCT ATGGCTTTCATTATAGTGGCTGGAATCTGCGCCTGCCTGTACTTCTTATTCCTGTGTTTTATGGTGTATCAGGTCTTCAAGAACATCAGCGGGAAGCAGACCAGTTTACCAGCAATGAGCAAGGCCCGCAGGCTGCATTATGAG GGGCTGATATTTAGATTCAAGTTCTTGATGATCATCACCCTGGCCTGTGCCGCGCTGACCACGGTCTTCTTCATCACCACCCAG GTGTCGGAAGGGAACTGGAAATGGGACGACTACAACATTGAGCTGAACAGCGCCTTCTTCACCGGCATTTATGGCATGTGGAACCTGTATGTCTTCGCTCTCATGTTCCTGTACGCACCGTCCCACAAGAACTACGGAGATGACCAAACAAATG GTGGAGCCGGCATGAGCAGCGCTGAGGAGCTTCAGCTGACCACCACAATCACACATGCGGATGGACCCACAGAACTCTACCGGTTGGCAGGCAAAGAGGCGCAGGAATAA